In Calditrichota bacterium, the genomic window GTATTCCCCGAACCGCTCAATGCGCAGGAGTTACCGCCTTGTCCTTCAATGAGTACTTGCCCATCCTTCCCGAGATCGTCCTGACGGTCTCGGCGATCGTCGTCCTCCTGACCGAACTTGCTCGACCGGGTGCAGCGCGGCTGCTCCAGACGATAGCCTTGATAGGCTTCGCAGGTGCGCTCGCGACAGCACTCGTCGTGGCAACCGGCGGCCCGCTCATTCCGGCCGGGTTCCTGAACGGGATGATCGCGACCGATGCCTTCGGTGCGCTAATGAAGGCACTTCTCTGCGGTGTCGGACTGCTCGCAGCGCTTGTGTCGCGCGACTATTTCGTGCCGCGGTTTGATGCCTCAGCAAGCGATGATCATAGTGAAGAGGGGAGTGCCGGGACCTTGGGTTCGACGCTGAGGACCGGCGAATATTACGCGCTCATGCTCCTGACCACCGTCGGGATGACGACGCTTGCCGCGGCAACCGATCTTGTAACCCTCTTCATCGGTGTCGAGACGATGTCGGTCGGGCTCTATTGCCTTGCCGGGATACGCTCCGAACGCCCCAGGTCGGGTGAGGCAGCGCTCAAGTATCTTCTGTTGGGTGCCTTCGCATCGGGATTCCTGCTCTACGGTATGGCGCTTATCTACGGCGCGTCGGGAGGGTATACGAACTTCTCCCGCATAGGCGAAGCGGTAGGAACGGGCGGGCTGCCGGGGATGATAGCGACGCATCCCGCCGGACCGGTACTGCTCGCCGGGGTGGCGTTGCTGTTGGTGGGGCTTCTCTTCAAGATCGCGGCGGCGCCGTTTCACTTCTGGTCGCCCGATGTCTATCAAGGCGCGCCGACGCCGGTGAGCGCTTTCATGTCCGCTGGACCGAAAGCAGCAGCACTGGCGGTCTTTCTACGACTCTTCGGGTGGGTTTTCCCCGGTGCAGTGGAGGTCTGGGGTCCGGCGATCTGGGTCGTCGCAGCGCTGACGATGACCGTCGGCAATGTTGCTGCGCTGGCGCAGACCGACCTGAAGCGCATGCTGGCTTATTCTTCGATTGCACACGCCGGTTACTTGCTGGTCGCCATCCTCGCGGCGTCGCACGAGCCTTCGCGCAGCCAGGCTGCC contains:
- a CDS encoding NADH-quinone oxidoreductase subunit N encodes the protein MPILPEIVLTVSAIVVLLTELARPGAARLLQTIALIGFAGALATALVVATGGPLIPAGFLNGMIATDAFGALMKALLCGVGLLAALVSRDYFVPRFDASASDDHSEEGSAGTLGSTLRTGEYYALMLLTTVGMTTLAAATDLVTLFIGVETMSVGLYCLAGIRSERPRSGEAALKYLLLGAFASGFLLYGMALIYGASGGYTNFSRIGEAVGTGGLPGMIATHPAGPVLLAGVALLLVGLLFKIAAAPFHFWSPDVYQGAPTPVSAFMSAGPKAAALAVFLRLFGWVFPGAVEVWGPAIWVVAALTMTVGNVAALAQTDLKRMLAYSSIAHAGYLLVAILAASHEPSRSQAAGGLFFYLTAYYLMNIGAFTVAYLVNRSREGSDYRIDDYKGLALERPWLAGVLTIFLVSLAGIPPTAGFFGKFYIFSAAVKAGYVGLVVIAVLNSVVSVYYYLRLVVYMYMRPREHPAPVRLGLATGVALAVCAVGILLWGVLPGMLMGMANAGAGGIYLPMNGR